From a region of the Lactuca sativa cultivar Salinas chromosome 4, Lsat_Salinas_v11, whole genome shotgun sequence genome:
- the LOC111878876 gene encoding uncharacterized protein LOC111878876 — translation MNGIGGCCIARHEGRGGCGGLYGMSKVERIMLKYRPIAPKPVAAGSGSGGSTTETSDGYVKCGRGKRKYVRVNGNKKKNGNSKRGSSENKKATTSLCPPPPSTGEDTVVTLSLLPETPDRKENSQVTGFADLLSSTQIKKCKCNNNKKTAPAPVWLSFDNKEQKVGFDPVVVKPPPPPPPRRLQVVSYVTVECVRESWIDGLGIEYCTDKERVMNMEKDTCPGFISDGQDRVVWTNKAFRQMVGVGDVISGEDMSVVLVRKNNWMPSPVRYPTFTCKVTITSAVATYCNGTTPSPASPTRTLPCDVWRMERGACAWRLDVKAALSLGR, via the coding sequence ATGAACGGTATAGGTGGTTGTTGTATTGCAAGGCATGAGGGACGTGGTGGATGTGGTGGGCTGTACGGCATGTCGAAGGTGGAGAGGATAATGCTAAAGTACAGGCCGATCGCGCCCAAACCGGTGGCTGCTGGGTCAGGTTCCGGTGGTTCCACGACGGAGACTAGCGATGGGTATGTTAAGTGTGGAAGAGGTAAGAGAAAGTATGTTAGGGTTAACGGGAACAAAAAGAAGAACGGTAATTCGAAGAGAGGCAGTAGTGAAAACAAAAAGGCGACGACGTCGTTATGTCCACCGCCTCCTTCTACCGGAGAAGATACGGTTGTGACGCTTTCTTTGTTGCCGGAGACTCCAGATCGGAAAGAGAACTCACAGGTTACAGGTTTTGCAGATCTGTTATCGTCAACCCAGATAAAGAAGTGTAAGTGCAATAACAACAAAAAAACAGCGCCGGCGCCGGTCTGGTTGAGCTTTGACAACAAGGAGCAAAAGGTAGGGTTTGATCCAGTTGTAGTGAAACCTccaccgccaccgccacctcGACGACTGCAAGTGGTGTCATACGTGACAGTGGAATGCGTGAGAGAGAGTTGGATAGACGGATTAGGGATAGAGTACTGTACGGACAAGGAAAGGGTCATGAACATGGAGAAGGACACGTGTCCTGGGTTCATATCGGACGGCCAAGATAGAGTGGTGTGGACTAACAAGGCGTTCAGACAGATGGTCGGAGTTGGAGACGTGATCAGCGGAGAGGACATGTCGGTGGTGTTGGTGAGAAAGAATAATTGGATGCCATCGCCGGTAAGATACCCAACTTTCACCTGCAAGGTGACGATAACCTCCGCCGTCGCAACTTACTGTAACGGCACAACTCCTTCACCGGCGTCTCCGACGCGAACGCTGCCATGTGACGTTTGGAGGATGGAGCGTGGTGCCTGCGCATGGCGATTGGACGTCAAAGCAGCCCTTAGCTTGGGTCGGTAA